In the Diceros bicornis minor isolate mBicDic1 chromosome X, mDicBic1.mat.cur, whole genome shotgun sequence genome, tatttggttttaaattttcttgCAAATTGTTTATTGTGAATAAGGGTGTCCTGATCTAAGAGACCatcaaaacatttgaaaatataaagaactagtGTAGTTGTTTCCTAAATAGCTTCCATAGTCAATGTGCCCCTGACTGCTCTGTCTAATATAATAATTATCAGAATTCAGCATGAAATCTTGAGAATTCTCATATCTTTTAAACCTTCTTGCATCCTGGTTATATTCTGACTTCCATGGAGTCTCTCTTCTTTTAGGAATATTGCCCAAatagaaagaattagcattttttgGTGATGTTATTGGCACATAAGAGGGCCTATAGTTCACTTTCTGGTCAAATGTGCTATTACTaaacctcctcctcttccttgtgATGTCATCTAATAGCCCAGTGGAACTGGATTGGCGGTAATAGCCTTCATCAAACAAGTATTTGGGGgctagtatctccctctttacgCTGTTGCTCTCCCAGTCTCTAATGGAATTGTTTTCACTCTCAAGCCATGAATATCTCACTTCATACTTGGACCTTTTGCCTGGTCTTTGAAGCTTGTATTTAGAGTATTTTTCTTCCCCATCATGTTTCCACTTTGAATACAAGGTTTGCTGACTTGACCTAATTTCTCGATTGCAAGTGACAATTTCATCAGCATCAAGAGAAGCTTTTTCTGGGAAGCTATCATATGTGGCCAcagatttctctttctcctctttgttTATGCTAAAGGTTTCACTAAAGCATTCAGAATCACTACTAATTTCCTCTAAGAAATCTGTCAACTCCAAATCTAAGTCTGCTGACCTGTTGGGTGAAGAAGCTCGGCTTTGACTTGCGGATTTGGACTCTTTGACCTGGTCAGCATGAGTCTTTTCCAAAAGATGGCTTTTTCCATCAGTTGGGGACAGCTGATCACCAGTTTCACTGGCTGTGTCCTTGCAATGATTTTTAACCTCCTTAGTACATTCTTTGGCATAATctacttttcctctcttttgTGGTTTATGCTCAAGACCATGAGTACAAATCTTTGCCCAGTAATCATCTTCTTGAACCTGTTGTCTCCTTTCCAGGTTTTGCATTTGGCTCAAACTGGCTGAGTGAGGCTTACATTTTCTCAAATTGATTTGAAATCCATTTCCCTTAGTATGGACAGCCCTCTGCCACTGACACGTGCTTGTTATGTGACTTGGTTGTAAGCAGATACGGGAATATTTTGGAGTTTGGTAATAGTTTAGTAGATAGTCAATAAATTCATCTGTTTCATAGATTTTCTGTTTCCTCCCATGGTCTCTCTCAGACAATCTGGAAGAATAGGATGTATTAAAACTGTGGTGGTCTTCTTTCTCCAGAGACCGACCTTGAATCATTGCAATCTGCAAGGCATTATGGTCAGAGACAAAACTGTGATTGTATTCATAGATTAACACTTTTCCAGTTCTTTCTTTTCTAGCTGAATAtcttatcttttttcccccaaagtggtGGGAAGATTTACGTAAGCGAGCCctaattcttttcttcattttgtgtTTTCGTTTATTGTCTGACTTGGCAACCTGATATTTTGGCATTTCCTCTTGATTTTGAAGATACTGAGCATTTAACTCTTCTTTCTTCAGAGTTCCCACTGTGTTCCTCGGGGCATGACTAGCTTCTGGGCCTGCAACGTCTACCTCCTGTGGATTAAACTGTGTGGATCCCTTCAAAGAAAAAGGTTAAAAATTTCACATGAAAAACTAAACA is a window encoding:
- the LOC131401366 gene encoding A-kinase anchor protein 17B-like isoform X1 is translated as MNCGFSNLSSLDHIFVIRFPEDTMTVTVVYDNSEATELCAAQHLYLKPIAKLMINVLLPESTEPLRPFSNWEVLDQLKSLICPDQFTTVRLSKSTKDFILFEGEAETRSLVQILKAKLHGKIIKLNGLKTDLKVVATDAQGEWEHFPKEKEAPSSDGAEDQDHDNSPDSIYFEGLPCKWFAPKGSSGEKPCEEILRVVFESFGKIKNVDIPMLDPYREVMTGGSFGSFSFGLQTFEAFIQYQESTDFIKAMESLRGMKLMLKGDDGKALACNIKVMFDTTKHFSEGAIRRRNQERLKLLELEEERKKEKKREEEEAERKRKEEERKAQEKRKKARVRRRALKERDRHRHRKHKDGAKAEAPPEPDSSEEWEERKYLLAQRRVEALQLLRVLLRKIAARLFPGRSAVLGSTQFNPQEVDVAGPEASHAPRNTVGTLKKEELNAQYLQNQEEMPKYQVAKSDNKRKHKMKKRIRARLRKSSHHFGGKKIRYSARKERTGKVLIYEYNHSFVSDHNALQIAMIQGRSLEKEDHHSFNTSYSSRLSERDHGRKQKIYETDEFIDYLLNYYQTPKYSRICLQPSHITSTCQWQRAVHTKGNGFQINLRKCKPHSASLSQMQNLERRQQVQEDDYWAKICTHGLEHKPQKRGKVDYAKECTKEVKNHCKDTASETGDQLSPTDGKSHLLEKTHADQVKESKSASQSRASSPNRSADLDLELTDFLEEISSDSECFSETFSINKEEKEKSVATYDSFPEKASLDADEIVTCNREIRSSQQTLYSKWKHDGEEKYSKYKLQRPGKRSKYEVRYSWLESENNSIRDWESNSVKREILAPKYLFDEGYYRQSSSTGLLDDITRKRRRFSNSTFDQKVNYRPSYVPITSPKNANSFYLGNIPKRRETPWKSEYNQDARRFKRYENSQDFMLNSDNYYIRQSSQGHIDYGSYLGNNYTSSLYFQMF
- the LOC131401366 gene encoding A-kinase anchor protein 17B-like isoform X2, with amino-acid sequence MFPEDTMTVTVVYDNSEATELCAAQHLYLKPIAKLMINVLLPESTEPLRPFSNWEVLDQLKSLICPDQFTTVRLSKSTKDFILFEGEAETRSLVQILKAKLHGKIIKLNGLKTDLKVVATDAQGEWEHFPKEKEAPSSDGAEDQDHDNSPDSIYFEGLPCKWFAPKGSSGEKPCEEILRVVFESFGKIKNVDIPMLDPYREVMTGGSFGSFSFGLQTFEAFIQYQESTDFIKAMESLRGMKLMLKGDDGKALACNIKVMFDTTKHFSEGAIRRRNQERLKLLELEEERKKEKKREEEEAERKRKEEERKAQEKRKKARVRRRALKERDRHRHRKHKDGAKAEAPPEPDSSEEWEERKYLLAQRRVEALQLLRVLLRKIAARLFPGRSAVLGSTQFNPQEVDVAGPEASHAPRNTVGTLKKEELNAQYLQNQEEMPKYQVAKSDNKRKHKMKKRIRARLRKSSHHFGGKKIRYSARKERTGKVLIYEYNHSFVSDHNALQIAMIQGRSLEKEDHHSFNTSYSSRLSERDHGRKQKIYETDEFIDYLLNYYQTPKYSRICLQPSHITSTCQWQRAVHTKGNGFQINLRKCKPHSASLSQMQNLERRQQVQEDDYWAKICTHGLEHKPQKRGKVDYAKECTKEVKNHCKDTASETGDQLSPTDGKSHLLEKTHADQVKESKSASQSRASSPNRSADLDLELTDFLEEISSDSECFSETFSINKEEKEKSVATYDSFPEKASLDADEIVTCNREIRSSQQTLYSKWKHDGEEKYSKYKLQRPGKRSKYEVRYSWLESENNSIRDWESNSVKREILAPKYLFDEGYYRQSSSTGLLDDITRKRRRFSNSTFDQKVNYRPSYVPITSPKNANSFYLGNIPKRRETPWKSEYNQDARRFKRYENSQDFMLNSDNYYIRQSSQGHIDYGSYLGNNYTSSLYFQMF